A region from the Rosa rugosa chromosome 6, drRosRugo1.1, whole genome shotgun sequence genome encodes:
- the LOC133718838 gene encoding agamous-like MADS-box protein AGL80 codes for MARKKVRMAYITNNSARKTTFKKRKKGMMKKLSELSTLCGVDACAVIYSPFDSQPEVWPSPSRVKNVLEKFKNMPMIEKSQKMLNQESFLRGMISKTNEQLKKLRKQNHEKELRHTMFQSLTTGIPQFQNLNLIDMGDLEQLINQKLDEIDSRIENLGEEVIENETKMSKLHNNACDGIHGM; via the coding sequence ATGGCTAGAAAGAAAGTGAGAATGGCCTACATCACCAACAATTCAGCAAGGAAAACTACAttcaagaaaaggaaaaagggtATGATGAAGAAGTTGAGCGAATTGAGCACTCTCTGTGGAGTTGATGCATGTGCTGTTATTTACAGCCCATTTGATTCTCAACCTGAGGTTTGGCCTTCTCCATCTAGAGTCAAAAATGTTCTTGAGAAATTCAAGAACATGCCTATGATAGAGAAGAGCCAAAAGATGTTGAACCAAGAAAGCTTTCTGAGGGGGATGATATCTAAAACGAATGAGCAATTGAAGAAACTAAGAAAGCAAAATCATGAGAAGGAATTGAGACATACCATGTTCCAAAGTCTCACTACAGGAATTCCCCAATTCCAGAATCTGAATCTGATAGATATGGGTGATCTTGAGCAGCTTATCAACCAGAAATTGGATGAGATTGATAGCAGAATAGAGAATCTCGGTGAGGAGGTGATCGAAAATGAAACCAAAATGTCCAAGTTGCACAATAATGCATGCGATGGAATCCATGGCATGTGA
- the LOC133715061 gene encoding uncharacterized protein LOC133715061 isoform X1: MAEPGQMHIYPQQIQMPPTFIPIPASQPAHLPSMKRRRDDDFPPMQIGPEPLDPAPKRRAKAQDVIFRVVVPSRQIGKVIGKEGCRIQKIREDSKATIKIADAIARHEERVIIISSKDGDEDTTDAENALQQIAGLILKDDENSADAAKVGAGHVAANTIRLLIAGSQAGSLIGMSGQNIEKLRNSSGATITILAPSQLPLCASAHESDRVIQISGDVPAVQKGLEEIGCQLRENPPRQVICISPAYNYTAIRPPQVQPYMDPTSAEYITFEMLISETMVGGLIGRCGSNISRIRNESGAMIKVYGGKGEQKHRQIQFCGNPQQVALAKQRVDEYIYSQLIQQAGAQQTAKGEAEYSDFVPPFRHSAPKKIQTTLTVDFSASLVYL; the protein is encoded by the exons ATGGCGGAGCCCGGCCAAATGCACATATATCCCCAACAAATCCAAATGCCACCCACCTTCATACCCATACCCGCCTCCCAACCCGCGCACCTGCCCTCCATGAAGCGCCGCCGCGACGACGATTTTCCGCCGATGCAAATCGGGCCGGAACCCCTGGACCCAGCCCCAAAGCGCCGGGCCAAGGCCCAAGACGTCATCTTCAGAGTCGTGGTCCCGTCCAGACAGATCGGCAAGGTCATCGGCAAAGAAGGCTGCCGAATCCAGAAGATTCGTGAAGACTCCAAGGCCACCATCAAAATCGCCGACGCCATAGCT AGGCACGAGGAGCGTGTGATTATAATAAGCTCAAaggatggtgatgaagataCTACTGATGCCGAGAATGCGCTGCAGCAAATAGCTGGCTTAATTCTTAAG GATGATGAGAATAGTGCTGATGCGGCAAAAGTTGGTGCGGGACATGTGGCTGCGAATACGATAAGACTTTTGATTGCTGGTTCCCAAGCAGGTTCTTTAATTGGGATGTCTGGTCAGAATATTGAGAAACTGAGGAACTCCTCTGGGGCCACAATCACAATCCTTGCTCCAAGCCAGTTGCCTTTGTGTGCTTCTGCCCATGAATCCGATCGAGTGATACAG ATATCAGGTGATGTCCCTGCTGTTCAGAAAGGTCTGGAGGAGATTGGTTGTCAACTAAG aGAAAACCCGCCTCGGCAAGTGATTTGTATCAGTCCCGCCTATAACTATACAGCAATTAGGCCACCTCAAGTTCAACCATACATGGACCCAACTTCAG CTGAATATATAACTTTCGAGATGTTGATATCGGAAACAATGGTTGGTGGGTTGATTGGTAGATGCGGCTCCAACATTTCAAGGATCAGAAATGAGTCTGGTGCAATGATCAAG GTTTATGGTGGGAAAGGTGAACAAAAGCATAGGCAAATTCAGTTTTGTGGTAATCCTCAGCAG GTGGCATTGGCAAAGCAGCGGGTTGATGAGTACATCTACTCCCAGTTGATACAACAAGCTGGTGCTCAACAGACAGC TAAAGGTGAAGCGGAGTATTCGGATTTTGTACCACCGTTTCGACATTCAGCACCAAAGAAAATTCAGACCACTTTAACTGTTGACTTTAGTGCTTCATTAGTGTATTTATAA
- the LOC133715061 gene encoding uncharacterized protein LOC133715061 isoform X3 — MAEPGQMHIYPQQIQMPPTFIPIPASQPAHLPSMKRRRDDDFPPMQIGPEPLDPAPKRRAKAQDVIFRVVVPSRQIGKVIGKEGCRIQKIREDSKATIKIADAIARHEERVIIISSKDGDEDTTDAENALQQIAGLILKDDENSADAAKVGAGHVAANTIRLLIAGSQAGSLIGMSGQNIEKLRNSSGATITILAPSQLPLCASAHESDRVIQISGDVPAVQKGLEEIGCQLRENPPRQVICISPAYNYTAIRPPQVQPYMDPTSAEYITFEMLISETMVGGLIGRCGSNISRIRNESGAMIKVYGGKGEQKHRQIQFCGNPQQVALAKQRVDEYIYSQLIQQAGAQQTA, encoded by the exons ATGGCGGAGCCCGGCCAAATGCACATATATCCCCAACAAATCCAAATGCCACCCACCTTCATACCCATACCCGCCTCCCAACCCGCGCACCTGCCCTCCATGAAGCGCCGCCGCGACGACGATTTTCCGCCGATGCAAATCGGGCCGGAACCCCTGGACCCAGCCCCAAAGCGCCGGGCCAAGGCCCAAGACGTCATCTTCAGAGTCGTGGTCCCGTCCAGACAGATCGGCAAGGTCATCGGCAAAGAAGGCTGCCGAATCCAGAAGATTCGTGAAGACTCCAAGGCCACCATCAAAATCGCCGACGCCATAGCT AGGCACGAGGAGCGTGTGATTATAATAAGCTCAAaggatggtgatgaagataCTACTGATGCCGAGAATGCGCTGCAGCAAATAGCTGGCTTAATTCTTAAG GATGATGAGAATAGTGCTGATGCGGCAAAAGTTGGTGCGGGACATGTGGCTGCGAATACGATAAGACTTTTGATTGCTGGTTCCCAAGCAGGTTCTTTAATTGGGATGTCTGGTCAGAATATTGAGAAACTGAGGAACTCCTCTGGGGCCACAATCACAATCCTTGCTCCAAGCCAGTTGCCTTTGTGTGCTTCTGCCCATGAATCCGATCGAGTGATACAG ATATCAGGTGATGTCCCTGCTGTTCAGAAAGGTCTGGAGGAGATTGGTTGTCAACTAAG aGAAAACCCGCCTCGGCAAGTGATTTGTATCAGTCCCGCCTATAACTATACAGCAATTAGGCCACCTCAAGTTCAACCATACATGGACCCAACTTCAG CTGAATATATAACTTTCGAGATGTTGATATCGGAAACAATGGTTGGTGGGTTGATTGGTAGATGCGGCTCCAACATTTCAAGGATCAGAAATGAGTCTGGTGCAATGATCAAG GTTTATGGTGGGAAAGGTGAACAAAAGCATAGGCAAATTCAGTTTTGTGGTAATCCTCAGCAG GTGGCATTGGCAAAGCAGCGGGTTGATGAGTACATCTACTCCCAGTTGATACAACAAGCTGGTGCTCAACAGACAGC GTAA
- the LOC133715061 gene encoding uncharacterized protein LOC133715061 isoform X2, which yields MAEPGQMHIYPQQIQMPPTFIPIPASQPAHLPSMKRRRDDDFPPMQIGPEPLDPAPKRRAKAQDVIFRVVVPSRQIGKVIGKEGCRIQKIREDSKATIKIADAIARHEERVIIISSKDGDEDTTDAENALQQIAGLILKDDENSADAAKVGAGHVAANTIRLLIAGSQAGSLIGMSGQNIEKLRNSSGATITILAPSQLPLCASAHESDRVIQISGDVPAVQKGLEEIGCQLRENPPRQVICISPAYNYTAIRPPQVQPYMDPTSAEYITFEMLISETMVGGLIGRCGSNISRIRNESGAMIKVYGGKGEQKHRQIQFCGNPQQVALAKQRVDEYIYSQLIQQAGAQQTA from the exons ATGGCGGAGCCCGGCCAAATGCACATATATCCCCAACAAATCCAAATGCCACCCACCTTCATACCCATACCCGCCTCCCAACCCGCGCACCTGCCCTCCATGAAGCGCCGCCGCGACGACGATTTTCCGCCGATGCAAATCGGGCCGGAACCCCTGGACCCAGCCCCAAAGCGCCGGGCCAAGGCCCAAGACGTCATCTTCAGAGTCGTGGTCCCGTCCAGACAGATCGGCAAGGTCATCGGCAAAGAAGGCTGCCGAATCCAGAAGATTCGTGAAGACTCCAAGGCCACCATCAAAATCGCCGACGCCATAGCT AGGCACGAGGAGCGTGTGATTATAATAAGCTCAAaggatggtgatgaagataCTACTGATGCCGAGAATGCGCTGCAGCAAATAGCTGGCTTAATTCTTAAG GATGATGAGAATAGTGCTGATGCGGCAAAAGTTGGTGCGGGACATGTGGCTGCGAATACGATAAGACTTTTGATTGCTGGTTCCCAAGCAGGTTCTTTAATTGGGATGTCTGGTCAGAATATTGAGAAACTGAGGAACTCCTCTGGGGCCACAATCACAATCCTTGCTCCAAGCCAGTTGCCTTTGTGTGCTTCTGCCCATGAATCCGATCGAGTGATACAG ATATCAGGTGATGTCCCTGCTGTTCAGAAAGGTCTGGAGGAGATTGGTTGTCAACTAAG aGAAAACCCGCCTCGGCAAGTGATTTGTATCAGTCCCGCCTATAACTATACAGCAATTAGGCCACCTCAAGTTCAACCATACATGGACCCAACTTCAG CTGAATATATAACTTTCGAGATGTTGATATCGGAAACAATGGTTGGTGGGTTGATTGGTAGATGCGGCTCCAACATTTCAAGGATCAGAAATGAGTCTGGTGCAATGATCAAG GTTTATGGTGGGAAAGGTGAACAAAAGCATAGGCAAATTCAGTTTTGTGGTAATCCTCAGCAG GTGGCATTGGCAAAGCAGCGGGTTGATGAGTACATCTACTCCCAGTTGATACAACAAGCTGGTGCTCAACAGACAGCGTAA
- the LOC133715428 gene encoding transcription termination factor MTEF18, mitochondrial, protein MSLPKSLFTLLSHHFSTAAKTTTNLPKVPNVPTKYKSEAINQAQKVLTDYLHTTRSLPYTYAEHISKNALFSLSNLVKKVPYSVPNFPRSFQRFLRYHPINEFEFFFESIGIDYPQVCEFLPTNKFFFSEDETVLDAACVLSGFGFPWKMLGKLYREEHCIFRESSEELKARLCGFKEYGWSNLSVVGMCLAFPRLLRVGGELGGEVVALLDDLKRVFVEFDIGNCVEGNVDTWYEVCRMVRVFYDLGIEKGKVGELLGGKKDIFLQHPEEVLVRKANYFCRLGVRKEDVGLLLLQRPEVLNLELEKTVISTLGLLKHLGLNENELKEVSQKYPYAMGRNKMVNVPHLMRALDLHEWFFTRIKNEHQLLANYVLSDSDEEHMKKEFSNGLEQFQSCKTPLHAMKKLNFMHGIGFGENPLTLKVLARIHGRSSELQKRFDILLNAGLEFSQLCLIISTAPKILNQNPEYLEEKVNFLCGEMKSSLEYLNVFPAFLCFDLENRIKPRYRFYAWLKEKGLHPESYSFATMIATSEKRFVAQAFTIHPAAPKHWFECFLI, encoded by the coding sequence ATGTCCCTCCCCAAATCCCTCTTCACCCTCCTCTCTCACCACTTCTCCACTGCCGCCAAAACCACCACAAACCTCCCAAAAGTCCCCAATGTCCCCACCAAGTACAAGTCCGAAGCCATCAACCAAGCCCAGAAAGTCCTCACTGACTACCTCCACACCACCAGGTCCCTACCCTACACCTACGCCGAGCACATCAGCAAGAACGCCCTCTTCTCCCTCTCCAATCTCGTCAAGAAGGTCCCCTACTCCGTCCCCAACTTCCCCAGAAGCTTCCAGAGGTTCCTCAGGTACCACCCCATCAACGAATTTGAGTTTTTCTTTGAAAGCATTGGCATAGACTACCCCCAAGTCTGTGAGTTTTTACCCACCAATAAGTTTTTCTTTTCGGAAGACGAGACTGTTTTGGATGCTGCTTGTGTGCTTAGCGGTTTCGGGTTTCCGTGGAAAATGTTGGGGAAGTTGTATAGGGAGGAGCATTGTATTTTTAGAGAGAGTTCAGAGGAGTTGAAAGCTAGGCTTTGTGGGTTTAAGGAGTATGGGTGGAGTAATCTTTCGGTTGTGGGGATGTGCTTGGCTTTCCCTCGGTTGTTGCGCGTCGGCGGGGAATTGGGTGGTGAGGTTGTCGCATTGTTGGATGATTTGAAGAGGGTTTTTGTGGAGTTTGATATTGGAAATTGTGTCGAGGGAAATGTGGATACTTGGTATGAGGTTTGTAGGATGGTGAGGGTGTTTTATGATTTGGGTATCGAAAAAGGGAAGGTTGGGGAGTTGTTGGGTGGGAAGAAAGATATTTTTCTTCAACACCCGGAAGAGGTGTTGGTTCGGAAAGCTAACTACTTCTGTAGATTAGGTGTTAGGAAGGAGGATGTAGGTTTATTGCTTCTTCAAAGACCGGAAGTTTTGAATCTTGAACTGGAAAAAACGGTGATATCAACTTTGGGATTGTTGAAACATTTAGGATTGAATGAGAATGAATTGAAGGAAGTGAGTCAAAAATATCCTTATGCAATGGGAAGAAATAAAATGGTCAACGTACCTCATTTGATGAGGGCTTTGGATCTTCATGAGTGGTTCTTCACTAGGATTAAGAATGAACATCAATTGTTAGCTAATTATGTACTCAGTGATTCTGATGAAGAACACATGAAGAAAGAATTTAGTAATGGATTGGAGCAGTTCCAATCTTGTAAAACTCCTCTTCATGCAATGAAGAAATTGAATTTCATGCATGGCATCGGCTTTGGAGAGAACCCTTTGACTCTGAAGGTCTTGGCCCGCATACATGGCAGAAGCAGTGAGTTACAAAAGCGGTTTGATATCCTTCTTAATGCAGGGCTTGAATTCTCACAGCTTTGTTTGATTATAAGCACAGCACCAAAAATCCTGAATCAGAACCCAGAATATCTTGAAGAGAAAGTAAACTTTCTCTGTGGTGAAATGAAATCCTCGTTGGAGTACCTCAATGTTTTTCCAGcatttttgtgttttgatttgGAGAACCGGATTAAGCCTAGATACAGATTTTATGCATGGCTTAAAGAGAAGGGTTTGCATCCTGAAAGTTATTCCTTTGCAACCATGATTGCTACCAGTGAAAAGAGATTTGTAGCACAGGCCTTTACAATCCACCCAGCTGCTCCAAAACATTGGTTTGAGTGTTTCCTCATATAG
- the LOC133714089 gene encoding proteasome subunit beta type-4 — protein sequence MNSMDSNQAKSSLLCSPEASQSQRTPNPYVTGTSVVALKYKDGVLMAADMGGSYGSTLRYKSIERMKPIGKHSLLGASGEISDFQELLRYLDELTQQDSMCDDGNSLGPKEIHSYLTRVMYNRRNKFDPLWNSLVLGGVKNGKTYLGIVTMIGLNFEDNHVATGFGNHLARPILRDEWRKDLSFEEGVRLLEKCMRVLLYRDRSAVNKLQIANITKEGVTISQPYSLKTSWNFFAFQNPTAGAQGSW from the coding sequence ATGAACTCAATGGACTCGAACCAGGCGAAATCCAGCCTACTGTGTTCCCCAGAAGCCTCTCAGTCTCAGAGAACACCGAACCCTTACGTGACTGGCACGTCTGTTGTGGCTCTCAAATACAAAGATGGAGTTTTGATGGCTGCTGATATGGGAGGTTCCTATGGATCGACCCTCCGATACAAGAGCATCGAACGAATGAAGCCTATTGGAAAGCATTCTCTTCTTGGCGCAAGTGGAGAAATCAGTGATTTCCAGGAGCTGCTACGTTATCTTGACGAGCTCACCCAACAGGACAGCATGTGTGACGATGGAAACTCTTTGGGACCTAAAGAGATCCACAGCTACTTGACCCGTGTGATGTACAACAGGCGTAACAAGTTTGATCCGCTGTGGAACTCGCTTGTGCTTGGTGGAGTGAAGAACGGTAAGACATACCTCGGAATCGTTACTATGATAGGTTTGAACTTTGAGGACAATCATGTCGCTACCGGATTTGGAAACCACCTTGCAAGGCCTATTCTTCGTGATGAATGGCGCAAGGACTTGAGTTTCGAAGAAGGTGTTAGGCTTCTGGAGAAATGCATGCGTGTCCTTTTGTATCGTGATAGGTCTGCTGTCAACAAGCTTCAGATAGCTAACATCACTAAAGAAGGTGTAACAATCTCTCAGCCCTACTCCTTGAAGACTTCCTGGAATTTCTTTGCTTTCCAAAATCCAACAGCAGGTGCTCAAGGATCATGGTAA